The region AGTATGGTACTTAATATCATATTCAGATAATAGCATCTGCCAATGAAAAATCCTCTCggtcaaagcaggcttttcaaaaatatacttgatttgatcaattttgaatatcaaccaagtggtatgattaaTCATATACTGGCATAGATGTTTGGAAGCCCAGGCTAAAGCAAaataagttttctcaagcatGGAGTCCCGAGACTCACAGTTTGTAAACTTCTTACTTAGATAATAGATGACATGCTCCTTTCTACCATTTTCATCTTGTTGTCCAtgtacacaacccatggactcttATAACACAATtaagtacatgatcaatggtcttccttcctCTGACTTGCTTTTCTGTCTTTAGTGTAGGCATCTTTTAAATAACAATGACTTTATCATAATCTACTTCGATACCCTTCTGGatgacaatgaagcccaacatCTTTCCTGAAtggacaccaaaagtacacttattaggattcaagcggagtttaaactttctcaaatgctgaaacagcttcaataaatactcaacatgatcttcttcagtaTTCGAattagcaatcatatcatcgacataaacctctatttctttgtgcatcatgtcatggaaaaaagtagtcatggctctctggtacgttgcaccaacattctttaaatcaaaaggaatcactctataatagaatgttgcccagggtgtaataaatattgtcttttccatgtcctcgggttccatcttgatctgattataaccggagaaatcatccataaaggagaagacattgaacttagatgtattatctaccaacatatcaatgtgcggtagagaaaaatcatcctttgggcttgctTTGTTTAAATCTCTATAATTAACATACATATGAACCTTGCCATCTTTCTTCagaacaggcacaatgttggccaccaATTGAGGATACTCAGAAGTAACAAGGAAACCATTACTAATatgcttctgaacctcctctttgatcttaacagccatattaggatgagttcttctcaacttctatTTAACTGGCGGACACTTTGGCTTCAATTTtaatctatgctccataatatAAGTATCAAGACCTAGCATATCTTGGTAAGACCAAGAAACCACATCCACATATTCTCTAAGAAGCTCTATCATCCTCTTCTTAACATTTGGACAAAGCAGTGCCCCaaatcttgacttctttcttgttctctttagaacccaaattaatcacttccaaaggctctttatgaggctgaatggtcttctcctcgtgctcaagcaaatgggaaatctcatcaggaatctcttcaatatcctcttcttccatttcaaatacagggaattcaaagttgggagagggcatagagtcattattttcaatgggtttaacaattaatTTGCACAATAATTTTATACTTGATTTTATAATATGAACAAATAAATGCACAATTATGATACAAATATAAAAATTGATTATTTTCTTggttttttatgttaccatttttcaTAAAAAAGCAAAATGagaaaacataatatggataaacgaaataacattttattaatgatgataaaaTTTGAAACAAAACCCACATAGATTCTCCTCCACCTTgggcatagtgaaaggatttttgaaaataacaaaaatatattacttaggacaaacttatgcatcaatccaaagtatcttaaatgatccatgatcaattaagaggtagatttgaaatgatgaaatttCATCAGCACCAATtcacacatcatgaacaagatggacacaaatcatcagattgatcaagaggaaaagaaatagatgaagaagaagaggacaagagagATCACAATCAAATTGGATCAAAGCATTATCAAGTAAttatcaaaatcaatcatccattttggtggattagagttttcaccccatcaacacccaagatccattgagtttgatgagacctatgatcaaaacaatcatgatccaaggtcaacagaagtcaacaaaggtcaagCAAGTATAAAATGCAAAAGGATAAAATAAAATgctttaaaaatacttttaaaatgaattttcaaAGGGAAATATAAGAGAAAATCCTTAAAGcccttcaaaacatcaaataaatggccaaacaaattatgaaaggttggaaataaaatgagaagcataaaataaaattttaagaattttaaaatgcataaaattatttttaaaccaatcaaaacaaaggaaaaaaagaaattccataaaaaatagtaaataaaataaaataaaatattacagtataaaaatcagatgaagaaaaataaaagagaattttagaaattattttggtattttttggattCAAAATGATTTTTCAATGAATTTTATAAGAAAAAGCaatttaaaatgaaaaagaaaaagaaataaaatcagaaaaaacacggagcgttggatctaacctcattaattgacgtggcagatccaacaatCCTCAAGTTAGGGCGCACGATGGAAATTAACAAAAATGAAATACGAGATCGAATTCCAAATGGACCAATTCGAACATTTCAAATTGCCAACATGTATTGCCAAACTCAGATGACTTGAAACACTCAGGTAATCTTCTTCGATGATCCCTCACCGAAGTTTCATCTTTTagtaaattcagaacacgagactaacaccaatgtgatcgcctcctcatcacgaattcaacctcatgctcaGAATTCATTCATCTAAACTGAACATGGAaaatttcagagaagtttcaaAAGTAAGCAAAccatgaaaaattaaattaaatgatgaacacgatcaatcaatACCAGATAAGTTATGGGAAAACGTCAGAGAGTGAATGACtatattgtggtaacttgtttgagttcaaacgatgctcaaaactaccttgCCCAAATGATGATAAAAAGTTGATGAAACTCGATCTGGTCAGAGCACTTCAGAAGATCTTAGAGCTTGagaattgttgcaaaagctttAGAGAAGATCGAAGAtgctaatagaatcaagaaattggattgaaacaggctggaattcaaaacacaatagttcaattttttggaaattttttagaGTTAAGTAGGGATTTCAtggctctcaaaagcttgcaaaTGAATGTAATACGtttctctatttatagggaatgcGTTGGGATCCAAATATGTGTGGAATGAAGCTCAATTCGTGCAAAAGGAATTTGAtcagaaaatgagaaaaatgtgTCTTCTAATCCATTAAAACTTagccaaatgatgcgttttaagggtcaattaacttccagagacttgattaaacatgtttaggtccaaaaaGCGTGGTAATTTGGCTTGcaattgagattagtgaagttcaaaattcgGATCATGTTGActtcttcagttccaagtcaccatgtttaACTCAATTAGGCATCTTCCTTAGGAGGTTTTTTGATCCCATTATTCTTCCAATATGTTGACATTATATCAAATATTACAATATGCTAAGAAATGTTGCATTTAGATGATTGAGTACAAAGTTGTGGCATGTTTAAGTTGACACAAAAACctggtcatgtaacttagaaaattctaagtcctAAATGACCGAAAATGGCCTGTAATGTTTTAAAGAATTCCATGGCCTTCAAAGAATAATTTGACTTTGATcattgaagaaaacttgtagagggcatcacaaatgatattgtgTAAAAAGAATCAGCCTCgaatgttgaaaattgaagaagttacaatccttgaaagttgagaaaagtcacttgaaaataagtcaaatttcactaattccacaaatgatctataatgtctccaaacttttgatgatcctctAAGCATATAAAGAGAAGTTGTAGGTGATATGAGAAGAGTCATATGaaaaaagaagcattcaaaaaaattgagaattgaaagagttgtgatcctttgaactttgacttcaaatgttgaatttttggtcaaacctcttggaataaacttATGTACTTGaacttttcttgcatttcaaggtacGTGGAtggtcatatgaactcaaaataagaTATCCTTGAATGTTTCTTGATTAGATCGCTCAAAGTTTGatgtaacttgttgaagaaggcatgaaaataaacacatgaacctttgacttttcttgaaAAGTACTCTCTCTGTTCTTTTTTAAAtgtcattttttgactttttacacataccaaTAAAGCTAATCATTGTTGTTACTTTTTAAACAATCATCGTCTTTTTTCCTATTTTACTCTTAActttttattaatttatttgacTTTTCTCTCTCTTTGTAATAATTAACTAGGGGTATTTTTTACAAAAGAACAATCAATACTACTTTGAATTTTGGAATGACACTTAAAATGGAACACATTTTTTTCCTAAAAATTGACACTTAAAAAGAAACAGAGGGAGTAAACCACAAGACTTTGAGATACTCTTGATCACAATGAGATTAAAAGATGCTTAAGAATCTTAGGGACCTGTTTTGAGAAATAGCCCCTTAAGAACCAATGGTTGAGCACTCTTTGCTGATGAATCAAAGAAAACCTAACCGAGGAGTcatgcttgatgctcttgatgaaaaACCATACATTGCATATTAAAtttaaagaaaacaaaacatatttttgctattttgattaaTGATTAGATAAACttgaacatataaacacaaagataaaacaccaaataaaatagaaaaaatagaaaataatcCAATTTTATTGGTACGACTTTTAACTATAAATTTGTGAATGTGTCTCATTTCCAATTTTTGTAGGGAATATTAGTTTTTGTTATAAAAAATTAAAGAAAGACATGAATTCAATAACACAGATGCTTTATTATTTACTTTTGTAGGTAGATTTTAAAACTCAAACACTTAATGTATAACctatttaaaattttaatttaataaaataatttaaaatatatttttactTACTTTTGAGAATCTTACTTAAAATTTACCGTCTTATAAAAATGTCTCATTTGTACATTTTTTTCTGTCTCAAAATAATTGTCTTTTTATAATAACAAtgtaatatttattattatttttagtTTTTACTTTATTCAACCACTCTTTTAACTATAATTAATTGAGATATTTTAATAAATGATATTAGTTTTATCATCAAAATTCAAAACCAACCCATctaatattttttaaaaaattctGAATTGTTTAAATTGAACTTTTTATGAGACGGAAGAGTTCTTAATAAAATATCATATTTAAGtcaaaataaacaaatataattttaattcaaagaTTAAAACCCCAAATACTAGCTCTTAAAACCCTAGACTAACATCTACGAAATCCTTCAAATTGCTGCGAATACCACTGAACTTGGTGGTCGCTTCTGGAATAACTTCACCGCCTCCTTGCTCTTCGCCGTCACTGCATTGTCAATTTCGGTTTTCTCTCTCTAGGTAACGACGTACTTCATTTTCGCGGTTGGTACTgtattattttcattttattctaGCTTGTGTTTTCTATATTCTTCATCATGATTTTTAAATCATTTTAAGGCTTTACAAACAAGATTATATTTTACTGCTAGCAACTTTTTGGGTTTGTTTGTTTGGATGATATAACTGTTAATTGTTTAGTAGATTGGGTCATATTTTAATGAGTTCAATTTTTAGTTCTCATATGAAATGTTGGTTCAATTTTGGTTCATATTTGCTGATGCAACAATTAGTACGAGATAGAGGTAGCATTATGTTGCATTTTATCTGTAATGGAAATTTAGAATTAGAATTGTAATGTGGCTGCATAACCTGAGATGGAGACATTATTTTCTTAGGGAAACTGCAAATAATGTTCGACAAAACGGCTTGGATTAAACCTTCGCCATTCTTTTGAAATCAATGGGCTTTTAGTATATTAGTTTCCATTTGGGGGTgtgttttaccttgttttcatcTTCTTGAAACTAGAATTTGCTTGGAAGGTGACATTTAGTTGCGGCATTTTCCCATGCCAGGTAGTAATGGCCTCTAGAATTTGGGAGCTGCTTTACTGTGGAAATCATTTTAGAACCAACAAATCTGCAGCTCTCTTTATGAACTCAATGCGTTATCACTCTTCACAAGATGTTTACGACATGCAATGGTATCGGAATGAGTTTCCAAAGATAGTAAAGTTGACTCGATTGCTTGCAAATGTGGATACAATTAATGGAAGACTTGTTGATGTAAATAGTAATTCAACCATTTTTGATGATCAAATCGATCAAGAAATGCGTACATTCAAGTCTCTTGTTCGAGTGTTTATTGGGTCTCCGTTTGTTCAGCACAAAATGAGATGTGTTTTAGCCTCCACCACAAATACACAACATGATACATATACCCCTTTTAGTAAAACGACTGAAAGAGAATCTATGGTGGTTGATTCGCTGACTAAGGTGAGTAATTTTCTCAATGTTTCTGCTCAACAGAGGAAGGTGGTTCGTTTCAAAGTATGCCCACAGGTTACACAGCACCATATATGGACTGGTGCACTTAAAGAAACTCTGAATAATTTTGCAGTTGATTTGGATTCTTTGGGTTCTCAGGGCTTGAAAGAAGGTGCTATATTGGGGCAGCAAATTATTCATAGCTGCTTGAAATTTCTAACAGAAACTGCCAGTTTTTCTGATGCCGACTCATCTTCCTGGATGAAGTTTTCACCTACAAAAATTGTTACTTCTTCTGATTCCCAGAAATGGGAAGATGTTCTTGCAATGTTCAATGACCTGATTAAATGCTGTAAAAATGAAACAAGATTAAAATCGCATGTAGCTAAGGTTGAGGTCATGAAGGAGGGGCTTTTACATATCAAGGATATTATGATTGATAACAGTATTGCATACAAGGATGCTCGATATCTCCAAAACCTAGTGCAGAAGAAGCTTTCCAAAACGTTGGGCCACTCATCTGGTTGCTTATTCACTTTATTACAATATTACCTCCATGGAAGAGTTACAGATATTGAAGTAGACTTGTGTGGTGGGATTTATAGAAATGGAAGTGATAGCAGGTTTTGCTTGTTTATGGGGAGAATTTTGACTTCAGATAGTGACAGGATGGTTGGGCGTGGTGTGAAGCAGTTGGATCGAGCACTTGGAATTTTCAAGTTTGTATGGGAAACAGCTGGGTTGGAAGGGCATTTGGACTTGCAAGGCCATTTATGGTGTGTTGGAGCAAACAGTAGGATGCTTAGATATAGAGGAAACATGTATTTCGTGCATGGCGTTTGCCTTTGATTAGATATGGCATTGCAATACCATCTGTTTTTGTACTGTGGATTGAATTAATCTTCAGTTAGTGATACCAATACTCAAATTCAGGATATGTTCAGGTGCTTCATTTGATAATAGTTTTCTCAAATAATCAAATGTTTGTTCTCCTGGTTTTTGTGGAAACTAGGTAACAATTGTGGTTGTCATAGACAAAAGGGATAATGTGAAATTGGAAAAAGTATATTGCTGGCAACAGAAGCAATAGAAATTTATTCCACAATTTTTATATATTCTCATTTTGGAGTATGTGAATTAACTCTTTGATTCTACCTCAATCCCCCATGCATTCTCTTTTTGTTTTTATCTATATGCTCTTGACTTTTGTTTTTATTAACTTAATAGTTATGCTGTAAACGGATGGTAATTGCATGTCGAGACCATCACTTTATTAACCAAGAAAGTATTCAATTTTGATTTGATTGTTTTGAATTTTTTGGGAGCATTTATCTATATTATAAACTGTGAACTTGTATCCATAATCTTCAGTATAGTGGACATTTTTTGGGGTTCGCTGCTCCATATTGCTACCAGGGACAGACAAGTCTCAATTATGGTATTCATAGTTTTGATATAGATAGCGGCCGTTAGACTTACTTTTTCTTGATTGGCTGCTCCATATCACACTATCTAGGAGTGACAACTATGTTAACACACAGTAGTTTCCTCTTTGTAGTTTTATTCATAAAGCTTCTATAAACTTGTGCAGTTGTAGTAATGGTGGGTTTATCTCTAGGAGAACAACATTTCATTCAAGGTGGCATTGCTCAGGATCTTCGTTGTGATGGTAGAAAGCGATTGACTTATCGACCGATCAATGTTGAAACTGGAGTCATTCCTCAGGTAATGCTTTGATGGCTTGCCACTTGCAAGGGTGTCCCATTGATTTGACCCCAGCCAGctattttttttattgattttaatagttttaatttCTACATTTGATGAACTTCATGATAGGCAAATGGTTCGGCCAGAGTAAGAATTGGTGCTACAGAGGTCATTGCTAGTGTGAAGGTTTGTTAAAATGTTGGAGCTGGTCTCTTCTTTCATGACTCAACTTCCTTTAGTTAATagtaaaattatttttaaaatcaCATTAGTTCTTCTACTAATCATAATATATTGGCTACACAAGTGCAGGCTGAACTTGGAAAACCAGGCGTAGTGCAACCTGACAAGGGGAAAGTATTTATATATATTGACTGTAGTTCGACTGCTGAGCCAGCTTTTGAGGTTGCATATTTTGTTGCCTGTCTTCCTTCTCTATCTAAGTGAAGTCATTCAATTATTCTGGTTTACTTCGTATTATACAAGTATCTTGAATAGGGCTGAAAATTAGTTGAACTGAGTCAGACTTGTTTCGGTTGTTCAACTCGAAGCTTGACTCGAATTCAATACAAACATATTTTTTTCGTCAATAAGTGGTAGACTCGTCAATATGTTATCAAGAAGTGGTCATGCTAGTACCATGATGATACGGTGTCACAGTTATATTTACAAGGCCGCCATGATGGCATCACCAATAGAAATATCATTTGATTAGAGACTTCCAGTTGCCTCATActcttcaaaatattttctttttttaatgTTCTCTTTTCTGACAACTTTTTATTCTCCTTGTTATGCTCTTTCACGTATTCTGTATTATTTCTCTCCATCCTGTACAGTATTCTGGTTCTTACATCCTCATTTGCTTTATTCCCTTTTTATTCTGTTTCTTTTTTTTGCTTCCCGTCCTTCAGTTCTCCAGTGCTCTTCTATTGCTGTCTTATTTATCATTCTTATTTTTAAACTCCTTTTTACTGCTTCAATATAATTAGTTTTATTTGATGTTCTATATCTTTGGTATGTATATAGGGTAGAGGGAGTGAGGAATTGTCAGCAGAACTGTCAGCTGCTCTTCATCGCTGTCTCTTGGGTGCTAAAAGTGGAGCAGGTATACGTTCCTCCTAATGTGAAGATTATGCTTATTCATACTTTCCTTCCAGTCActttatatttttatatttattgtTATTGAGCCATACTATTTTCCCCCTCCAGGTGCTGGAATTGATCGCACTTCACTTGTAGTTGTCGAAGGAAAAATTTGTTGGGATCTTTATATTGATGGGCTTGTTGTTAGTTCAGATGGAAATTTGTTAGACGCTCTAGGTGCTGCCATCAAGGTACGTTTTAAAATGCATATATTATTACATGATATAAATGCTTGAAAGATGGCCATAAAAAGAATAGCATTTCAGGCATAAGATACATTCCATTCACGACGATGTCATTATTGTTTACTTTCaaatttttctttttcattcatTATATTTTGGGGATTGATGTTATACATTATATTAGGCTGTTCCAACGTTATGAGTTAAGATCTCCCCCTCCCCTTTTTTTAAATAGCAGTTCTGTGAAATGGTTTGAAGTTGCCCAAAGCTTGTCGTCTTTTCTAGTTGTTTCATTATGCTACAATTGAAAACAAACTAGTTGTTTTCTTTTTTAAGTAATCCCAAACAATCTTGCAATCAGTTTAATGGAGGTTTTTGCTCATGGATTTTCTACATGTTAGAGATTTAGGGCGTGTATGGAAGAGCTTTTTACAACTTATTTGAGCTTATCTTTAAACATAATCATTAGTGCAAGTGTCTGGAGGAACTTAAGGAAATAGCTTACGACATATCCATAAGTTGTTTTCGTTTTATTTCAATAACATTTCCTTTCCAAGGTAACTTACAAAAACAACACAAACTCATGAAACAAACAATTTAAATTGCCTTCCTTTCTGATTATAGAAATAATTTATGCATAAGCACTTAAATGATAAACACTTAGTGCCCGTTTGCTTAAGattattttaaaataatcatTTATGATGTTTTACTTAtgttttttaaatatttttttaacaaaCACAATAACTTATGCTTTACTTAAAAATAtctaaaaaaatataaataagaGGAGTGTTAGCGTAGGTGTTGGTTGCACTAAAAAAGCAATCTCAATTATTTTTATCAAACTTATATTTGAATCTATGATAACAAACAAACTCTTATTCCACAAGCTTGTTTACCCAAACACAACCTAATTGAAAATACCCTGACAGATGATCTTGTTATTCTTTTAGGCTGCTTTGAGTAATACCGGTATTCCAAGTGTCAAAGTTGCTCCTGGTGCATCAAGTGACGAGCAACCAGAAGTTGATGTAAGTGACGAGGAGTTTCTGCAGTTTGACACATCTGGAATCCCTGCTATAGTTACACTGACTAAGGTAACATACTTATGCTATCTCGTGTTCTCAGATTGACATATTTTGTGAAATTTATTCAATCTCAATTTCCTAGGTTGGGAGGCACTATATTGTGGATGCAACACCTGAAGAGGAATCACAAATGAGCTCTGCAGTTTCTATCTCTATTAATAGGAAAGGGCACGTCTGTGGTATAACCAAACGAGGAGGCGCAGGACTGGATCCAAGTGTCATTCTTGATATGGTATCTGTGGCTAAGCATGTAAGCGAGCAGTTAACGAATAAACTGGATTCAGAAATAGCTTCTGCTGAAGCTGAAGATGAGTCGTGACAGAGAACTTTGTGATCACTAGGATATGTTGTACACTATAGTTGGAAGTGCTTTTTATAATTCATACTTTGAGTTGTGCTGACTTAATTTTAGCTTTGTAATAGTCTTTTAATACTACCATACACGATTTGATTCAGAAATAGCTAGTGATGCACTTTTGGTAGCCACGAAGTGAAATGTTATGACATGTTAGGTGATTTAAACATGTCTTTCTAgatgattttttattttaaaataagtGTTGTTGTTTTACTTTACTAATGCAGCATCAATCAATTTATGGTAAATGATACTACTACTAATTCAACCGCTCATTAATAGAAGCATCAATTTCGGCGCGGCTTTCTAAAATAAAAATTCACAGATATTTTGTTTTGTCGAATTCTATTGTCCTGGTCAACACGCAACAAACACAAAGGAAATAGGCTCCACACATCCACCAACAAATGCATCAAAAGTAGCAACTTTTATTTTTGACTCATCAAAAGCACCAACTAAGAGAGAATACGACAATTCATTCCAATTTTCTCGCACCATTATTTTTATGAGACATTATTAAAAACGGGGGAGTATTTTTGATATTACTAAAATATGTTAGCCTAATTGTGGGATGTAAGGTATAAGCCAGGTATAATTGTGGAGTAGGAAAAATTCTCCTTTTTAAAGCACCCCTTCCACGATAAAAAAATCAAGAACTATTTCTTTATATCCCATTTAGTTAAAGTTTGTCAAacattttttaataaaattgttaacgaatttattttatttacttGCATAATAAGAACTATTAAATATGTAATTCTTTATGTTAAGCATTCGACAGAGTCGAAGTAGGTAGTTGTCGAAGGAGTTAACTTCGACAAAGTTAACCTTATCATTTATTTTATTAGTTAGTTAGAGAATACTTGATGTGCAAGTCATCTCATCTACAAATAGGGAGGTACCCTACTATTGTAAAGAGAGTTGAACAAGAGAAACTTAATTAGAATAAAcgcagagagaaactctgcagaatttgATCCATCTTCTTTCTTTTCTCCCAAAATCctaatttctcttttttttttcaaattcatTATCACAACTTTCTTTTTCTTCTAAAATCATTGTGCGGTGGAATCATCTTGCAATCAGGGTGCGGTTGAATCACTCAAGTGAAAAGTGAGGAATGAGAAGAACGatcaatcagaaagattgattctCGTTTAATCAAGATTGATTCAAATTATCTCCAAGATTGGGGTTAATTTCAACATCTGGTACTAGTTGTGATTCTTGGGAGGCATGTCGCAATGACTTCTCATCCGAACGAGCATtttccaacaaatcttccaagCTTGAATGGTAAGAGTTATGATAATTGTGTAAGCAGTTGAATGTTATTTTATGTTATCAAGCTCTTTGAGATCTTGTGAAGAATGGAGTAACACCAATTGGAGAGAATGTCATAGATGAACAAAAGGTTACACACAAAGAtgtgaagaagaaagattataaatctCTCTTTGTAATCCATTAATGCGTTGATCTagacaactttgagaaagttggtgatATAGACTCAGCTTAGGAAGCATGAGACATcctggagaaatcgtttggagtTGCTGAGAAAGTGAAAG is a window of Lathyrus oleraceus cultivar Zhongwan6 chromosome 6, CAAS_Psat_ZW6_1.0, whole genome shotgun sequence DNA encoding:
- the LOC127092438 gene encoding uncharacterized protein LOC127092438 — translated: MASRIWELLYCGNHFRTNKSAALFMNSMRYHSSQDVYDMQWYRNEFPKIVKLTRLLANVDTINGRLVDVNSNSTIFDDQIDQEMRTFKSLVRVFIGSPFVQHKMRCVLASTTNTQHDTYTPFSKTTERESMVVDSLTKVSNFLNVSAQQRKVVRFKVCPQVTQHHIWTGALKETLNNFAVDLDSLGSQGLKEGAILGQQIIHSCLKFLTETASFSDADSSSWMKFSPTKIVTSSDSQKWEDVLAMFNDLIKCCKNETRLKSHVAKVEVMKEGLLHIKDIMIDNSIAYKDARYLQNLVQKKLSKTLGHSSGCLFTLLQYYLHGRVTDIEVDLCGGIYRNGSDSRFCLFMGRILTSDSDRMVGRGVKQLDRALGIFKFVWETAGLEGHLDLQGHLWCVGANSRMLRYRGNMYFVHGVCL
- the LOC127092439 gene encoding uncharacterized protein LOC127092439, with product MVGLSLGEQHFIQGGIAQDLRCDGRKRLTYRPINVETGVIPQANGSARVRIGATEVIASVKAELGKPGVVQPDKGKVFIYIDCSSTAEPAFEGRGSEELSAELSAALHRCLLGAKSGAGAGIDRTSLVVVEGKICWDLYIDGLVVSSDGNLLDALGAAIKAALSNTGIPSVKVAPGASSDEQPEVDVSDEEFLQFDTSGIPAIVTLTKVGRHYIVDATPEEESQMSSAVSISINRKGHVCGITKRGGAGLDPSVILDMVSVAKHVSEQLTNKLDSEIASAEAEDES